In Bosea vestrisii, the following are encoded in one genomic region:
- a CDS encoding Spy/CpxP family protein refolding chaperone, with amino-acid sequence MKRIALIVASSAAAVAATLAIAQPQPIPPAPGSTPPAQQQSEPRGDRAERGDRSDRREEWRQRRAERATARMNERLAQLRTDLKLKPEQVPAFEKLEGLIKRNAEQRRESFAKMREQREHFRDADIMERLDMRATRQAERATRSKEMADAVRPLWSTFSDEQKTVARRAVRQAMSEGRERMREMRGMEWHGRGGDRDRDDDRGPRRWRDRGHDDDDRG; translated from the coding sequence ATGAAACGTATCGCCCTCATCGTCGCCTCCAGCGCTGCGGCCGTCGCGGCGACGCTGGCGATCGCCCAACCACAACCGATCCCGCCCGCACCGGGCAGCACTCCGCCGGCGCAACAGCAAAGCGAGCCGCGTGGCGACCGCGCCGAGCGGGGCGACCGTTCCGACCGGCGCGAGGAATGGCGCCAGCGCCGGGCCGAGCGCGCCACCGCCCGGATGAACGAGCGTCTGGCTCAGTTGCGCACCGATCTCAAGCTGAAGCCGGAGCAGGTTCCGGCTTTCGAGAAGCTCGAAGGGCTGATCAAGCGCAATGCCGAGCAGCGCCGCGAGAGCTTCGCCAAGATGCGCGAGCAGCGTGAGCATTTCCGCGACGCCGACATCATGGAGCGGCTCGACATGAGGGCGACCCGCCAGGCCGAGCGGGCGACCCGCAGCAAGGAGATGGCGGACGCTGTTCGCCCGCTCTGGTCGACGTTCAGCGACGAGCAGAAGACCGTGGCGCGCCGCGCCGTTCGCCAGGCCATGTCGGAAGGCCGCGAGCGGATGCGCGAAATGCGTGGGATGGAATGGCATGGCCGTGGCGGCGACCGTGATCGCGACGACGACCGTGGCCCGCGCCGCTGGCGCGACCGCGGCCATGACGACGACGATCGCGGCTGA
- a CDS encoding NUDIX domain-containing protein, which translates to MVGIAGGGIDNDETYLEAALREFREEVGIVVAAAQVGPPLWCRSASFRYRGRRRLQQEVIVRIAIEARKPAIGYAERLDYEIEDHFDYRWWSVADIQKSKERFYPGKLPVLLSPFLTGAKIDEPFELWS; encoded by the coding sequence TTGGTGGGAATTGCCGGGGGTGGGATCGACAACGATGAAACCTACCTTGAGGCGGCGCTGCGAGAGTTTCGCGAAGAGGTCGGAATTGTCGTAGCGGCTGCGCAGGTTGGGCCGCCGCTCTGGTGCCGTTCGGCGTCGTTTCGGTACCGCGGGCGTCGTCGCCTGCAACAAGAGGTGATCGTCAGAATAGCGATCGAAGCGCGAAAACCCGCCATCGGCTACGCTGAGCGTCTCGATTACGAAATCGAAGACCACTTCGATTATCGGTGGTGGTCCGTAGCCGATATCCAGAAGAGCAAAGAGCGCTTCTATCCCGGCAAGCTCCCAGTGTTGCTATCCCCCTTCCTGACCGGGGCGAAAATCGACGAGCCCTTTGAGCTGTGGTCGTGA